One stretch of Corallococcus exiguus DNA includes these proteins:
- a CDS encoding sensor histidine kinase, with translation MPARSAVTKPATTHRMLLVAGMLTWAVVGFAHVEDLARVPARWMAPDTLLWGLALLTFGGTFWFQTRVQGRGELPLLVAQTLAALVCLATGESGLDGALLAITAGQVPEILSQRRALTWVGAQVLGMLVVFAVQHPLVQALVQTLLYTGFQGFTFGTSLVMVREAEARRELARVHAELQATQVLLATREREGERLRIARELHDSVGHHLTALSLNLEAAAYTAKDTAAAEHLRRARETARTLLSEVRRTVTELREAPMPLLPSLRALAEGAPGLSVHLDVPGELALESTEAAHSLFRCVQEVLTNTLRHAGARNLWIVISPTEDGGVRVHARDDGSGAAGVTPGAGLTGMRERFTRLGGRVEWRATAGQGLELEAWLPATQERGVGT, from the coding sequence ATGCCCGCGCGGTCTGCCGTGACGAAGCCCGCCACCACCCATCGCATGCTGCTCGTCGCCGGGATGCTGACCTGGGCCGTGGTCGGCTTCGCGCACGTCGAGGACCTGGCGCGTGTGCCCGCGCGATGGATGGCTCCGGACACGCTGCTGTGGGGCCTCGCGCTCCTCACCTTCGGTGGGACCTTCTGGTTCCAGACGCGGGTGCAGGGCCGGGGAGAGCTGCCGCTGCTCGTCGCGCAGACGCTCGCGGCGCTCGTCTGCCTTGCCACGGGGGAGAGTGGGCTGGACGGCGCGCTGCTCGCCATCACCGCCGGGCAGGTGCCGGAGATCCTCTCCCAGCGCCGGGCGCTGACATGGGTGGGGGCCCAGGTCCTGGGCATGCTCGTCGTGTTCGCGGTCCAGCACCCGCTGGTCCAGGCCCTGGTGCAGACGCTCCTCTACACCGGCTTCCAGGGCTTCACGTTCGGCACCTCGCTGGTGATGGTCCGGGAGGCCGAGGCCCGCCGCGAGCTGGCCCGGGTCCACGCGGAGCTCCAGGCCACCCAGGTGCTGCTCGCCACGCGTGAGCGCGAGGGCGAGCGGTTGCGCATCGCCCGCGAGCTTCACGACTCCGTGGGGCACCACCTCACCGCGCTCAGCCTCAACCTGGAGGCCGCCGCGTACACCGCGAAGGATACGGCCGCCGCCGAACACCTGCGCCGCGCGCGAGAGACCGCCCGCACGCTCCTGTCCGAGGTGCGGCGCACGGTGACGGAGCTGCGCGAGGCGCCCATGCCGCTCCTGCCTTCGCTGCGCGCGCTCGCGGAGGGAGCCCCTGGACTCTCCGTCCACCTGGACGTCCCCGGCGAGCTGGCTCTGGAGTCCACCGAAGCGGCGCACTCGCTGTTCCGCTGCGTGCAGGAGGTCCTCACCAATACGCTGCGCCACGCCGGGGCCCGCAACCTGTGGATTGTCATTTCGCCCACGGAGGACGGCGGGGTGCGGGTGCATGCGCGAGATGACGGAAGTGGCGCGGCGGGGGTGACGCCCGGCGCGGGGCTCACCGGCATGCGGGAGCGGTTCACCCGGCTGGGCGGGCGCGTGGAGTGGCGCGCGACGGCGGGGCAGGGGCTGGAGTTGGAGGCGTGGCTGCCGGCCACGCAGGAGCGTGGGGTGGGGACATGA
- a CDS encoding response regulator, with protein sequence MNTVRLVLADDHALVRQGLRSLLELTPDLRVVGEASDGEEALRKVAELNPDVVLLDVRMPRMTGLEALRALRLTDAGRRVVLLTTFDEDAVLIEALRLGVQGFLLKDVSLEELAEAIRRVASGQTLLPPGVAERVARGMAELPRDFPHADLPEGLTRREVEVLRLIARGLSNREIADALGTAEGTVKNQTSSILSKLGVRDRTRAVLRAMELGCL encoded by the coding sequence ATGAACACGGTCCGCCTGGTGCTCGCGGATGATCACGCCCTGGTGCGCCAGGGCTTGCGCAGCCTGTTGGAGCTCACGCCCGACCTGCGGGTGGTGGGTGAGGCCTCGGACGGCGAGGAGGCGCTGCGCAAGGTCGCGGAGCTGAACCCGGACGTGGTGCTCCTGGACGTACGCATGCCACGCATGACGGGACTGGAGGCCCTGCGTGCGCTGCGCCTCACGGACGCGGGCCGGCGCGTGGTGCTGCTCACGACCTTCGACGAAGACGCCGTCCTCATCGAGGCCCTCCGCCTGGGAGTGCAGGGCTTCCTCCTCAAGGACGTGTCCCTGGAGGAGCTGGCGGAGGCCATCCGGCGCGTCGCCTCCGGTCAGACGCTGCTGCCGCCAGGAGTCGCGGAGCGCGTGGCGCGCGGCATGGCGGAGCTGCCCCGCGACTTCCCCCACGCGGACCTGCCGGAGGGACTCACCCGCCGCGAGGTGGAGGTGCTGCGCCTCATCGCGCGGGGACTGAGCAACCGGGAGATCGCCGACGCGCTGGGGACAGCGGAGGGGACGGTGAAGAACCAGACCTCCAGCATCCTCTCCAAGCTGGGCGTGAGGGACCGCACCCGCGCCGTGCTCCGCGCCATGGAGCTGGGCTGCCTCTAG
- a CDS encoding MFS transporter, with the protein MSFIRAVHGTAGNGALPSPVSAASNSLSHGLRLLLAASAGLSVAAIYYSQPMLGVMGATLGASDTAVGLVPMLTQLGYALGILLLTPLGDRFDRRRIILIKAALLSVALLLGGLAPDIQLLLVVSFTVGLTATVAQDIVPAAATLASEHERGKVVGTVMTGLLLGILLSRVISGVVAERFGWRAMFMVAAASVAFVGVAAWRGLPRFHPTNTLSYGALLGSLAGLWRKHGALRRAALAQGLISIGFSAFWSTLAVMLHGAPFHLGSAAAGAFGLAGAAGALGAPVAGRIADRYGPEVVTRLGAGLTVLSFATMFAAPWLEPHHRLWLIGASAIGFDLGAQVTLVAHQTLVFGIEPAARSRLNALLFAGVFIGMSVGAASGSLVLSQWGWVGVTLLATASALAALLVRMFPAARTVR; encoded by the coding sequence ATGTCCTTCATTCGCGCCGTACATGGGACCGCCGGAAATGGCGCCCTCCCCTCACCGGTCTCCGCCGCCAGCAACTCCCTGTCGCACGGTCTGCGCCTGCTGCTGGCCGCGAGCGCCGGCCTGTCGGTGGCGGCGATCTATTACAGCCAGCCGATGCTGGGGGTGATGGGGGCCACGCTCGGCGCCTCCGACACCGCGGTGGGTCTGGTGCCCATGCTCACGCAGCTGGGCTACGCGCTGGGCATCCTGCTGCTGACGCCGCTGGGTGACCGCTTCGACCGGCGCCGCATCATCCTCATCAAGGCCGCGCTGCTGAGCGTGGCCCTGCTGCTGGGCGGACTGGCTCCGGACATCCAACTGCTGCTGGTGGTGAGCTTCACCGTGGGCCTGACGGCGACCGTGGCGCAGGACATCGTCCCGGCCGCGGCGACCCTGGCCTCCGAGCACGAGCGCGGCAAGGTGGTGGGCACGGTGATGACGGGCCTGCTGCTCGGCATCCTCCTGTCCCGGGTCATCAGCGGCGTGGTCGCCGAGCGCTTCGGCTGGCGCGCCATGTTCATGGTCGCCGCCGCCAGCGTGGCCTTCGTCGGCGTGGCGGCCTGGCGCGGCCTGCCCCGCTTCCATCCGACCAACACGCTCTCCTACGGCGCCCTGCTCGGCTCCCTGGCGGGCCTGTGGCGCAAGCATGGCGCCCTGCGCCGGGCGGCGCTGGCCCAGGGACTCATCTCCATTGGCTTCAGCGCGTTCTGGTCCACCCTCGCCGTGATGCTGCATGGCGCCCCGTTCCACCTGGGGAGCGCGGCCGCGGGTGCCTTCGGTCTGGCGGGCGCGGCGGGGGCGTTGGGCGCTCCGGTGGCGGGCCGCATCGCGGATCGCTACGGGCCGGAGGTCGTCACCCGCCTGGGCGCCGGTCTGACCGTCCTCTCCTTCGCCACGATGTTCGCGGCGCCGTGGCTCGAGCCCCATCACCGGCTGTGGCTGATTGGCGCCAGCGCGATTGGCTTCGACCTGGGTGCGCAGGTGACGCTCGTGGCGCACCAGACGCTGGTCTTCGGCATCGAGCCCGCCGCACGCAGCCGCCTCAACGCCCTGCTGTTCGCCGGCGTGTTCATCGGCATGTCCGTGGGCGCGGCGAGCGGCAGCCTCGTGTTGTCCCAGTGGGGCTGGGTGGGCGTGACGCTGCTGGCGACGGCTTCCGCGCTGGCGGCCCTGCTGGTCCGCATGTTCCCGGCGGCCCGCACGGTCCGCTGA
- a CDS encoding LysR family transcriptional regulator — MPNLSKPARRRGSPPKIPTSASADRLELMQTFIRIVDAGSLSSAAAQLGTTQPTVSRRLQALERSLGLRLLQRSTHAMKLTEDGTRCYERAKELLASWDMFESDLRGASDEPEGTLRVVVPHAFGQELLVDPLTEYLGRYTRVSVEWLLHDRAVDFIADGIDCALHVGEVKDPSVVAIRVAEVPRIVVAAPSVLTGGRVPVHPDELARLPWLSLRTFYRNEISLTHVATGEVQPIVFQPRVSTDSLYALRSAAVKGLGVCVGSSWVLREDLQRGRLVHLVPRWQAAPLPMYLLYPAARFHPARLRRFVEWMRERIPAALAVATSAG, encoded by the coding sequence ATGCCCAACCTCTCGAAGCCTGCCCGTCGGCGTGGGTCGCCGCCGAAGATTCCCACGTCCGCCAGCGCCGACCGGCTGGAGCTGATGCAGACGTTCATCCGCATCGTGGACGCCGGGAGCCTGTCCTCCGCCGCCGCGCAGCTGGGCACCACGCAGCCGACGGTGAGCCGCCGGCTCCAGGCGCTGGAGCGTTCACTGGGGCTGCGGCTGCTCCAGCGCTCCACCCACGCGATGAAGCTCACCGAGGACGGGACGCGCTGCTACGAACGGGCGAAGGAGCTGCTGGCCAGCTGGGACATGTTCGAGTCCGACCTGCGCGGCGCGAGCGACGAACCCGAGGGCACCCTGCGCGTCGTGGTGCCTCACGCCTTCGGTCAGGAACTGCTGGTGGACCCGCTGACGGAATACCTGGGCCGCTACACGCGGGTCTCCGTCGAATGGCTGCTGCATGACCGGGCCGTGGACTTCATCGCGGACGGCATCGATTGCGCGCTCCACGTCGGCGAGGTGAAGGACCCCAGCGTGGTGGCGATCCGCGTGGCGGAGGTGCCTCGCATCGTCGTGGCCGCGCCCTCGGTGCTGACAGGGGGACGCGTACCGGTGCATCCCGATGAGCTCGCGAGGCTGCCCTGGCTGTCCCTGCGCACGTTCTATCGCAACGAAATCTCACTCACCCATGTGGCCACCGGTGAGGTCCAGCCCATCGTCTTCCAGCCGCGCGTGAGCACGGACAGCCTCTACGCGCTGCGCAGCGCCGCGGTGAAGGGCCTGGGCGTATGCGTGGGCTCGTCCTGGGTGCTTCGAGAGGACCTCCAACGCGGCCGGCTTGTGCACCTGGTACCGCGATGGCAGGCGGCTCCGCTGCCCATGTACCTGCTCTATCCCGCCGCGCGCTTCCATCCGGCGAGGCTGCGCAGGTTCGTGGAGTGGATGCGGGAAAGGATTCCAGCGGCCCTGGCGGTGGCCACGAGCGCGGGATGA
- a CDS encoding 50S ribosomal protein L11 methyltransferase, translated as MDRPRRPTASPFEFPPEAAFTWHSESDEPAPTRLSPVDDGLSADTALKRVRRGEFLRYSGDFHNAKQLLGALGRRLEQPWRARSPLEAFRAERRARQQEHATLSRIVVALDRGYRLDLARAPDVAEACRQVWGEPTEDFTVVPLKQLLGMLGAAEWRRKGLEVPGLKGLLHPHYGVYLPTRTDYVELLAAVSDVKGKRVFDVGTGTGVLSFLLLQRGAAFAQATDCDSRAVACARENAERLGLSQQFQVTEADLFPEGKADLVVCNPPWIPEPPKNRVDRAVFDEDSQFLRRFLEGLPSALNPGGEGLLILSDLAVLLGLRPAGWIEEQFERCGLTVAWRKSTPARHSKAKDKADPLHAARSQEVTTLYGLVTTATR; from the coding sequence ATGGATCGCCCCCGCCGCCCCACCGCCTCGCCTTTCGAGTTTCCGCCCGAAGCCGCGTTCACCTGGCATTCGGAGAGTGACGAGCCCGCGCCCACTCGCCTGTCGCCCGTGGACGACGGCCTCAGCGCCGACACCGCGCTCAAGCGCGTCCGCCGGGGCGAGTTCCTGCGCTATTCCGGCGACTTCCACAACGCGAAGCAGCTGCTGGGCGCGTTGGGCCGGCGGCTCGAACAGCCCTGGCGGGCCCGCTCACCGCTGGAGGCATTCCGGGCCGAACGCCGCGCGCGGCAGCAGGAGCATGCGACGCTGTCGCGCATCGTCGTCGCGCTGGACCGAGGCTACCGCCTGGACCTCGCGCGCGCGCCGGACGTCGCGGAGGCGTGCCGTCAGGTCTGGGGCGAGCCCACGGAGGACTTCACCGTCGTGCCGCTCAAGCAGCTGCTCGGCATGCTCGGGGCCGCGGAGTGGCGGCGCAAGGGCCTGGAGGTCCCGGGGCTGAAGGGGCTGCTCCATCCGCATTACGGCGTCTACCTGCCCACACGCACGGACTACGTGGAGCTGCTGGCGGCCGTGTCGGACGTGAAGGGCAAGCGCGTGTTCGACGTGGGCACCGGCACCGGCGTGCTGTCCTTCCTGCTGCTGCAGCGCGGAGCGGCGTTCGCGCAGGCCACGGACTGCGACTCCCGCGCGGTGGCGTGCGCACGGGAGAACGCGGAGCGGCTTGGCCTCTCGCAGCAATTCCAGGTGACGGAGGCGGACCTGTTCCCGGAAGGAAAGGCGGACCTCGTCGTCTGCAACCCGCCGTGGATTCCCGAGCCTCCCAAGAACCGGGTGGACCGCGCGGTGTTCGACGAGGACAGCCAGTTCCTGCGCCGCTTCCTCGAAGGGCTCCCCTCCGCGCTGAACCCGGGGGGAGAGGGATTGCTGATCCTCTCGGACCTGGCGGTGCTGCTGGGCCTGCGTCCGGCCGGGTGGATCGAGGAGCAGTTCGAGCGCTGCGGCCTGACGGTGGCGTGGCGGAAGTCCACCCCGGCACGGCACTCCAAGGCGAAGGACAAGGCGGACCCCCTGCACGCCGCGCGCTCCCAGGAGGTCACCACCCTCTACGGCCTCGTGACCACCGCCACCCGATAG
- a CDS encoding endonuclease V, with protein MGSPKENRMLACVDVDYRPDVTVAACVLFRGWTDAKEAGHLVDRGPIAAPYEPGQFYRRELPHLLRVLADVQEPLEAIVVDGYVWLGENVPGLGAHLYEALCRTVPVIGVAKTPYVTTGPALPIVRGGSLRPLLVTAIGMETATAAEHIRRMHGSSRLPTMLKFVDRLCRES; from the coding sequence TTGGGGTCGCCCAAGGAGAACCGGATGCTCGCCTGCGTGGACGTGGACTACCGCCCCGACGTCACCGTGGCCGCGTGCGTCCTCTTCCGCGGGTGGACGGACGCGAAGGAGGCCGGGCACCTGGTGGACCGGGGCCCCATCGCGGCCCCCTACGAGCCCGGTCAGTTCTACCGCCGCGAGCTGCCGCACCTGCTGCGGGTGCTCGCCGACGTGCAGGAGCCGCTGGAGGCCATCGTCGTGGACGGCTACGTGTGGCTGGGGGAGAACGTACCCGGACTGGGAGCGCACCTGTACGAGGCGCTCTGTCGCACGGTGCCCGTCATCGGCGTGGCCAAGACGCCCTATGTCACCACCGGGCCCGCGCTGCCCATCGTGCGGGGAGGGAGCCTGCGGCCCCTGCTCGTCACGGCCATTGGAATGGAGACCGCGACCGCCGCGGAGCACATCCGGCGGATGCACGGGAGTTCGCGCCTGCCGACGATGCTGAAGTTCGTGGACCGGCTGTGCCGTGAGTCCTGA
- a CDS encoding DUF4185 domain-containing protein, with amino-acid sequence MMRRAVVFQAVCLLGGAGTAGAVTPTNVTKVARVTGATPAGETLPNPNQTHTNYEVYGTDLGIVWDKGGGEVFVLFGDTFGAGWCGNGGCGGGWRSNVLARSADTTLSNGLSFTTMIQDRTRHAKEVLASRKVDNDEMTVIPTAGVSVGTRHFIHYMSVKHWGDPGQWTTSYSGIAYSDDNGQNWVKHPSARWVNNASFTNPFQMGAFVKNGGFVYLYATPNGRFGNVHLARVPEGALLDINAYRYWDGNGWSASQAAARPVVIGIAGELSVAYNAALGRFLMTYLNEHRQAVVMRDAGTPTGPWSGEKLLATGAAFPGVYNGFIHPWGNSASELYFITSQWTPYNTFLLRATLTADAEGNNLLSEPGFETQAATPTMAPWYLAGAGGIDRAMGNARSGQDNGYVCASSGWNALKQSVVVQPYTDYTLKGWLRSSSNTTRGYFGARAAGNGPILGETQYGSLPSWAERTVTFNSGANTVVEVYSGVWADAGDTWAQLDDVSLTRGANLVAQGGFEQQLSTTATSPWYVQGNGGVDRGLGFARTGANNGFVRNNTGWNALKQEVAVTPNTIYTLTGWVKTSSNQNDGYFGARMLNGGPVLNEVHLTQPLGGYTLQSVTFNSGANHSVEVYAGTWANTGDTWLQVDDVAVVRD; translated from the coding sequence ATGATGAGGCGTGCGGTGGTGTTTCAGGCGGTGTGTCTGTTGGGAGGCGCGGGGACGGCCGGGGCGGTGACGCCCACGAACGTGACGAAGGTGGCGCGGGTGACGGGCGCCACGCCAGCGGGTGAGACGTTGCCCAACCCGAACCAGACGCACACGAACTACGAGGTGTATGGCACGGACCTGGGCATCGTCTGGGACAAGGGCGGCGGTGAGGTGTTCGTCCTGTTCGGGGACACCTTCGGCGCGGGCTGGTGCGGCAACGGCGGGTGTGGCGGCGGCTGGCGCAGCAACGTGCTGGCGCGCTCGGCGGACACCACGCTGTCCAACGGCCTGTCCTTCACCACGATGATCCAGGATCGCACCCGCCACGCGAAGGAGGTGCTGGCGTCCCGGAAGGTGGACAACGACGAGATGACCGTCATCCCCACCGCGGGCGTCAGCGTGGGGACGCGCCACTTCATCCACTACATGTCCGTGAAGCACTGGGGTGACCCGGGGCAGTGGACCACCAGTTACTCGGGCATCGCGTACTCGGATGACAACGGACAGAACTGGGTGAAGCACCCGTCGGCGCGCTGGGTAAACAACGCGTCCTTCACGAATCCGTTCCAGATGGGCGCCTTCGTGAAGAACGGCGGCTTCGTCTACCTGTACGCCACGCCCAACGGACGCTTTGGCAACGTGCACCTGGCTCGCGTGCCGGAGGGCGCGCTGCTGGACATCAACGCGTACCGGTATTGGGACGGCAATGGCTGGTCCGCGTCCCAGGCAGCGGCGCGCCCGGTGGTCATCGGCATCGCGGGGGAGTTGTCCGTCGCCTACAACGCCGCGCTGGGCCGCTTCCTGATGACGTATCTCAACGAGCACCGGCAGGCCGTGGTGATGCGCGACGCGGGCACGCCCACCGGGCCGTGGAGCGGGGAGAAGCTGCTGGCCACCGGCGCCGCCTTCCCCGGTGTCTACAACGGCTTCATCCACCCGTGGGGCAACAGCGCCAGCGAGCTGTACTTCATCACCTCGCAGTGGACGCCCTACAACACGTTCCTGCTGCGCGCGACGCTCACGGCCGACGCGGAAGGCAACAACCTGCTGTCCGAGCCGGGCTTCGAGACGCAGGCCGCGACGCCGACGATGGCGCCCTGGTACCTGGCTGGCGCGGGTGGCATCGACCGGGCGATGGGCAACGCACGCTCCGGCCAGGACAACGGCTACGTGTGCGCGTCCAGCGGCTGGAACGCGCTCAAGCAGAGCGTCGTGGTGCAGCCGTACACGGACTACACGCTCAAGGGCTGGCTGCGCTCCTCGTCCAACACCACCCGGGGCTACTTCGGCGCTCGCGCCGCGGGCAATGGCCCCATCCTGGGGGAGACGCAGTACGGCTCGCTGCCGTCCTGGGCGGAGCGCACCGTCACGTTCAACTCCGGCGCGAACACCGTCGTGGAGGTGTACAGCGGCGTGTGGGCGGACGCGGGCGACACCTGGGCTCAGCTGGACGACGTGAGCCTTACGCGGGGCGCGAACCTGGTGGCTCAGGGTGGCTTCGAACAGCAGTTGTCCACCACCGCGACCTCGCCCTGGTACGTGCAGGGCAATGGCGGCGTCGACCGGGGATTGGGCTTCGCGCGCACCGGCGCCAACAACGGCTTCGTGCGCAACAACACCGGCTGGAACGCCCTCAAGCAGGAGGTCGCGGTGACGCCCAACACCATCTACACGCTGACCGGTTGGGTGAAGACGTCCTCCAACCAGAATGACGGCTACTTCGGCGCGCGCATGCTCAACGGTGGCCCCGTCCTCAACGAGGTGCACCTGACGCAGCCGCTGGGCGGCTACACGCTCCAGTCCGTCACCTTCAACTCCGGCGCCAACCACAGCGTGGAGGTCTACGCCGGAACCTGGGCGAACACGGGCGACACCTGGCTGCAGGTGGACGACGTGGCCGTGGTCCGCGACTGA